TGGATGAGTCAGGGTTATGGTATTGTAGACGGGTCGGGTCTAAGAAGATGGGTTTTGAAGAAAGAACGCCTTTGATGGTTGCAGCTATGTATGGAAGCGTAAAGGTTTTGTCTTTCATCGTTTCCACTGGTAAATCTGATGTGAACAGAGCTTGTGGTGAAGAGAGAGTCACTGCGCTTCATTGTGCTGTTTCTGGCTGTTGTGTGAATTTGATTGAAGTCATCAACGTCTTGGTTGATGCTTCTGCTTTGGTTAACTCTGTTGATGCTAATGGGAACCAACCTTTGGATGTGTTTGTTCGGGTTTCGAGATTCGTGGCTAGTCCGAGGAGGAAGGCTGTTGAGTTGTTGCTGAGAGGAGGCCGTATTAGCGGTTTGATCGATGAGGCggttgaagaagagatcaagattgTGTCCAAGTATCCAGCTGATGTGTCTTTACCTGATATTAACGAAGGGGTTTATGGAAGTGATGAGTTTAGGATGTATAGCTTTAAGGTTAAGCCTTGTTCGAGGGCTTATTCGCATGATTGGACTGAGTGTGCTTTTGTTCATCCGGGAGAGAACGCGAGGAGGAGAGATCCGAGGAAGTATCCTTACACGTGTGTCCCTTGTCCCGAGTTCCGTAAAGGGTCATGCCCTAAAGGAGATTCTTGTGAGTATGCTCACGGTGTTTTCGAGTCGTGGCTTCACCCTGCTCAGTATAAAACCAGGCTTTGTAAAGATGAGACGGGTTGTGCAAGGAGAGTTTGTTTCTTTGCGCATAAACGTGAAGAGATGAGACCTGTTAATGCTTCAACTGGCTCTGCTGTAGCTCAGTCTCCGTTTAGAAGCGTGGAGATGATGATGCCTGGTTTGTCTCCTCTTGCATATACGTCAGGAGTTTCGACTCCTCCAGTGTCTCCAATGGCTAATGGTGTTCCTTCATCTCCAAGAAACTCATGGCAGAACAGAGTCAATACTCTTACTCCACCGGCTTTGCAGCTCAATGGTGGAAGCAGGTTGAAGTCCACACTGAGCGCTAGAGATATCGatatggagatggagatggaacTGAGACTCCGCGGTTTTGGCAACAATGTGGAAGAGAGTTTCGGGTCTTATGTTTCCTCTCCAAGTAGGAATTCTCAGATGAGTCAAAACATGAACCAACATTATCCGTCTTCCCCGGTAAGGCAACAGCCTTCTCACCACGGGTTTGACTCTTCAGCAGCTGCTGCGGTTGCAGTGATGAAAGCAAGATCATCTGCCTTTGCGAAACGCAGCTTGAGTTTCAAACCGGCAACTACTCAAGCATCACAACAGTCTAATCTCTCTGATTGGGGATCTCCAAACGGGAAGCTCGAATGGGGAATGAAAGGAGAGGAGCTTAATAAGATGAGAAGAAGTGTTTCCTTTGGAATCCATgggaacaacaacaataacaataacGTAGCAAGAGATTACAGGGACGAGCCAGATGTGTCATGGGTTAACTCTTTGGTTAAAGACAGTGTGGTGTCGGAGAGAAGCTTTGGGATGAACGAGAGGGTTCGGATTATGTCGTGGGCTGAGCAAATGTACAGAGAGAAGGTGCAGACTGTGGCgtaaaccacacaaaaatatGGTTTTATATATTGCCATTGTGCCATCTCTGCaaaattttaattctttaatttttgtgacTTTCTTTATACAGTAGTTGTTACTGTTAGTATatggtttgtactttgtagtcACTATGACAAGAAAAGATAGAAGCTAATTGGATTAGTTTCTATattcgttgttttttttttgttgcatcctcaaggattttttcttgtttctgagCACTCCACTTCATGCAAAGATACCAAATAgagaagcaaataaacaagCACAACGCCACCTCAATTACGCTCAATGGGATTCAAAACAGGCTTTAAGCTCTTGATTGGCTTCAGCCTTCAGAATAAATCAATTGTAGTCTATACCAAATAAATCGATGCCTAGTTGCCTACAATGGCGAAGAAGtcttattttatcattttatgaGATATGTGTGAAAGGAAACTATAAGGAGATGTCAAAGATGTTATGGGACGCACGTGTGCCTGAGACACATCACTACGCAGGTAGAAAAGTTGAAGTAAAAtcattattatacaaaataaaggTGTGGAGTACGTATGATATCCGATGTGTATCTGACTCACTCATACTAACAAAATACAAAGGTTTGGGTTGGGTTACTTTGGCTTTGGTTCAAAGCAAAAGAATTCAAATACTGAACTAACAACTAAAGCCAAAATGGAGTCGTAATAAAGTATACAAAATCTACATATACATGTAGAGAAGttgatggatatatatatatatgattggtaATGGTTGGTGCCGGATACATATTATAGATTTATAGGTGTATGTATGTGTTTTATGAGATTCCTTAGCCTTTACTTTTCTGAAACAGAAAGCATCATATATCATTTGTGAGATTTTGACCTGTCTTTTTAGTTTTCCTTTAACTTTGCaaatgtaaactatatatattttattttctcttaacGAACACGGATGCTTCATCCTCAACATGAGATGGGAAACATGATTGTTACAGAAAACGAAAGATTAGTTTCTTTCCCTAATTCGAAAGATTAGTTTGGTGCTAATCTAGTACTGGATTGGTGATTAGCTGGAGTAAAATTGTGCTtaacataaaagaaatatatgtgaATGTATCACAACAAGTTTTGAGACAACAACAGATGGTAGCACTAGTTTGGACTTTGGATTAAGACGCAAGATACCGATTGCTTTAAACAAATGGTCTTGGATCAATTAGTTATTCACTTCAGAAATATAATACTTATCAATTAAAATGTAGGAGGGGAAGCTTCATATGCTTTTTTGGTGGAATGTGACATGCACCATGAATCTCTAAGATTTCCAATTTCCTCAAATATTTGAGGCTTTTAACATGAAGAATCTGAATCATCCATCCGGATCTTATGTGTTCCAGGATGAACTGCTCACCTCTGAAATGTGATCAACAATTTAcaaattttctaataaatttgaTGATGTAACAGATAAAAAATAGACGAAATGAAGTTTCTCATTCTTAATAGTGAGTAGTGACCAGTTTAAACTTCAGATCCAAATGAAGAAAAGATGACTCCGGTTCAAACCTTCCACCTAGATATGTAGACACACAAAATATTCATGCAAATTCATCAACCCACAATTGTGTTTTCTAAGGTCCCTTTCTTTAGGTGAGGACTGAGACAAGCTTTTAGAATCTTTGAATCCACTCTTCTCTCCAAACTCTACTTTGCTATAACAACAACTTCAAAATAGGTTAGTTAAGCGAATGAGAGATTACATGTTAAGTGAAAAAGAAGAGCAACTtagtatttgtattttattttgtttcttcaccTAAAAGCCTTTTGAAAACCAGTTCAAGATAAACCCATCTCACCAAACTTATTAGAATCACAAAAACTAATTAACgtcaaaacaaat
The sequence above is drawn from the Camelina sativa cultivar DH55 chromosome 4, Cs, whole genome shotgun sequence genome and encodes:
- the LOC104781487 gene encoding zinc finger CCCH domain-containing protein 47, which gives rise to MCSGPKSNLCSSRTLTEIESRQKKEDTMVLLEFAACDDLDSFKRDVEEKGLDLDESGLWYCRRVGSKKMGFEERTPLMVAAMYGSVKVLSFIVSTGKSDVNRACGEERVTALHCAVSGCCVNLIEVINVLVDASALVNSVDANGNQPLDVFVRVSRFVASPRRKAVELLLRGGRISGLIDEAVEEEIKIVSKYPADVSLPDINEGVYGSDEFRMYSFKVKPCSRAYSHDWTECAFVHPGENARRRDPRKYPYTCVPCPEFRKGSCPKGDSCEYAHGVFESWLHPAQYKTRLCKDETGCARRVCFFAHKREEMRPVNASTGSAVAQSPFRSVEMMMPGLSPLAYTSGVSTPPVSPMANGVPSSPRNSWQNRVNTLTPPALQLNGGSRLKSTLSARDIDMEMEMELRLRGFGNNVEESFGSYVSSPSRNSQMSQNMNQHYPSSPVRQQPSHHGFDSSAAAAVAVMKARSSAFAKRSLSFKPATTQASQQSNLSDWGSPNGKLEWGMKGEELNKMRRSVSFGIHGNNNNNNNVARDYRDEPDVSWVNSLVKDSVVSERSFGMNERVRIMSWAEQMYREKVQTVA